One genomic window of Phoenix dactylifera cultivar Barhee BC4 chromosome 6, palm_55x_up_171113_PBpolish2nd_filt_p, whole genome shotgun sequence includes the following:
- the LOC103702085 gene encoding protein LURP-one-related 6-like, with amino-acid sequence MGAVTNITPVVSKIYCFSSQTTLMVRRRPQIVNGGGLVVMNSNQKVVFSVDGCGILGVKGELILRDGDGAPVLFIRKKGGVVQALSAHNRWNSYLMDYERPSKLVFSLREPKSRLLTKSAIKISIDAKENGKDGNFEVKGSFSERACTIMDRRGNVVAQVGLKETMANKDFYHVVVQPGYDQAFVIGVIAILDNIHGESTRC; translated from the exons ATGGGTGCAGTTACAAACATTACACCGGTTGTCAGCAAGATCTATTGCTTCTCCTCCCAGACTACATTGATGGTGAGGAGGCGGCCTCAAATCGTGAACGGAGGCGGCTTGGTGGTCATGAATTCTAACCAGAAAGTGGTTTTCTCGGTCGATGGCTGTGGGATCCTCGGCGTCAAGGGAGAGTTGATTCTAAGAGATGGTGATGGAGCTCCGGTACTCTTCATTCGTAAGAAG GGAGGCGTCGTGCAAGCACTAAGTGCTCACAACCGATGGAACAGCTACCTAATGGACTATGAAAGACCAAGCAAGCTAGTCTTTAGCTTGCGAGAGCCGAAATCGCGTCTTCTGACGAAGAGTGCTATAAAGATCTCGATTGATGCAAAGGAGAATGGCAAAgatgggaactttgaagtgaAGGGATCCTTCAGCGAGAGGGCTTGCACCATCATGGATCGAAGAGGGAACGTCGTTGCCCAG GTGGGTCTGAAGGAGACGATGGCAAACAAGGATTTCTACCATGTGGTGGTGCAACCAGGCTACGACCAGGCCTTCGTTATCGGAGTGATAGCTATTCTTGACAATATACATGGGGAGTCCACCAGGTGTTGA